The genomic stretch ACAGCCAGATGTGGTCTAATTCATCTCCGGTTTTCCCTTCGGTCTTTCGCTCCCTCACAACCTTTGCCGGGGACCCTGCCACGACCGTATTAGGCGGCACATCCTGAGAGACCAGGGAATTGGCTGCCACTATGGCCTGTTCCCCGATGGTTACACCGGGAAAGATGATGGCGCCGGTGTATATCTTCGCGTAATCCCTAATTACAACGGGACGGTATTCCCGGACGATATGGGAAGATTCTGAATGGGTATGCGTGAATATCCTGACGTCTTCTGTGAGGCAGACCTCGTTGCCTATGGTGACTCCCCCTTTGGAGTCGATATAGACTCCCCGGTTAAAAAAGACAAAGTCACCGACGTCTATGAACTGTCCGAAGTTGAAACGAAAGTTCTCCTCTGCAATAAATCCGACACCGCACCGTTTAAAGAGGTGTTCGGCAATAAGCCTCCTGAGTTGGATGGCAAACGTTGCGAAAAGGCAGATAGGCAGCTTGTCCAGGGTGTCCCACAGGAAATGGAGGTAACGCTGTTGTGCGGTAAAGGGGTGTTCCCTTCCCAGAGGAAGAAGTTCGCAATATAAGGTGAGTCCACTGAGGAGTTCATTCGAAAAGGATGGTCCTTCCAGAAGTTGCAGAATCCTCTCCGTTCCCGTCTCATCGAGACCGGATTTGATAATCTCTACTATTTCTTCAAGCTTTACTGTGAGATCTCTTTCCATATCGCACCTCCTGAATAGTTATGAGTCCATGTAAGAAAAACAGGGACAGCAATGATTACAAGAAGCTATACGTAGCAAAACCTGCCTTCTCTCTTAATATTAGTTACTTACACACTGTTTTCCTTTTGTCTGCTTGCCTCACTCTTAAACCACCAAAATATCTCTTAATTTATTTCGTATTTCTAAATAAACTGCCGGAACGACAGGCGGTGAATGCTATTCCAATCCTCGATGTTTTTTCCAATATTGATATTCATAAGGCCATTCTTCTTTTCGCCATAGTATTAATTGCTGCATTCTTTCTTTGAATTGTCCGATGATTTTTTCGGATTCCGGGAAAACGACCTTGTCTTTCCATGATAACACCAATTTTTTGCACAATTCAAAAGCATTGTTTCGGATTCCTTCAGGGAATGTGTTTTCATAAATATTACCCATTGTCGCCCATACAGCACCCACGGGTCTGATACCGGTTATCATCATAAAATGATTCATAGACTCGGCAATCGGTGATTCATCTCCGCCACCGGACGTAACCACCGACGCTCCGTATTTTCCCTCGAATGACATGCAATGAACCACTTCACAACATCGATCCATAAATGCTTTCATCTGGGCGCTAACGTTAAAAATATAGTTGGGGCTTGCCAAAATCAAACCGTCTGCGTTAAGAATTCTTTGTTTAATGCTCTCGAATTCATCATGTTGAACGCATTTTCCTTTTTTGTGGCAGATGTCACATCCAAGGCATGGAAGAACGTTTTTTCCAGTCAGAAAAATGTTCTCTATAGATGCGCCAAGAAGCTCTGCCCCTTCTGAGATAATTTGTAAAAGCCGTGCGGTATTTCCTTTTGTACCATGAGGGCTTCCCACTAAATTTATAATTTTCATAGTTTCCTCCTATCTTTGCCAATGAGGACGATCTTTCATCCACATTTTTACAGTTTCCGAGAGCCAGTCCTGCAACGAAGGGACCATGTAGAATTTTGGAAACAAAAGCTCTTCTTCCGGGGCAATTACGCGTTCTTGAACAGCAATCCGGGCTAAAGTCGTATAAGGATAAATCCGAACGCCGGTCGTAATTTTTATGGCTTCGAGATTCAATGAATCTGCAAAATGCAGGCTTTGTTCAACCGTGTCTTTAGTTTCGCCAGGACCACCCAAAAGCAAAAACCCCATTCGCCCAATCCCATGCCTTTTAAGGATTTCTGAAATTCTACGGACATCATCTGTTGTAAATTTTTTGTTCATACATTGCAAGATTTTATCAGAGCCGCTTTCAAATCCGAAGCTGACTTCTTTGCATCCTGCTTTTGCCATTTTTTCTATGAGTGTATCGTCTGTTTTCCATGGATACAGAATACATCGCCATTTGATATTTAATCCGGCATTAATAATCCCATCGCAAAGCTCTTTTGCATAAGATGGCGGCAAGTTAAAGGTATTATCAACAAAGAAAAGCTGATGCGAGCCAGATTCCATATATCGGCGAATCCCTTCAACAACGGTCTGTGGCGAATATTTTCTTAAAATTTTGCCCTCAATCGTTGCGGTTGAACAATAACTACAATTCATGGAACATCCACGCCGGGTCTGAAACGGAATCCATATCTCATCGTCTTTTATTTCCGAGTACGGCGCAAGATGAACATTTAGGAGCGGTATGGAAAATTCATCAAGATTTCGGATCTGCTCTGGTCTTTGCCAGTTGCCCGAAGACAGGCAAAGCCCTGGAATGTCTGACAGATCGGCTTTTCGGGAAAGATGTTCCAAAAGCATTACAAACCCGGCTTCTCCTTCTCCCTGAATGCCCATATCAGCCCCCAAATAGGCTAATGCGGCTTTTGGAAAAATGCTGTATCCTGCTCCGCCTAAAACAATAGGCGCAGTTGAAAAGTTACGGCAATCTGCAACAACACCTTTCACCGAATCCAAAAGAAATCTGGGCGCATCCATGAACTGATCGTCAATATTTCTGACAGATATGCCGATTACTTCAGGAGAAAATGCATTGATGGCTTGCTCTATCAGCGCCCGAGTGTCCTGGCGCATCATCAGATTGATGGTTTTCACGTCATGCCCTGCGTTTTGGGCTGCTGTGGCAACACACGCCATTCCCAGAGGCAACACCGGCATGTTGATTTGTTCGGTATTGGCAGAAACCAGAAGTATTTTCATGAATTATACTGAATAGGAATAATTTCGATCCCGGTTATCCCGTTGTCGATTCGGTTATCACTCATGGCCTCAAACATCCTTACTTAAGTAATCTTTTTGATTGATTACCACCTGTTGATTATGTATTTCAAGAAAAATATGTTACGTATAGCAAGAAGCTGTTGAAACCTTATTTTTCACTGCGCGTAAGGGCAGGTTTTGTTCTGAACTCTTTTTCATCTCTTGCGTTGAGAATGCTCCTTCTTTTACCTATGCTATAGGCGTCTATCAAGGAAAAAAGCCAACAACATACAATGAATAAAGAAATGGCTTTAAA from Pseudomonadota bacterium encodes the following:
- a CDS encoding radical SAM protein: MKILLVSANTEQINMPVLPLGMACVATAAQNAGHDVKTINLMMRQDTRALIEQAINAFSPEVIGISVRNIDDQFMDAPRFLLDSVKGVVADCRNFSTAPIVLGGAGYSIFPKAALAYLGADMGIQGEGEAGFVMLLEHLSRKADLSDIPGLCLSSGNWQRPEQIRNLDEFSIPLLNVHLAPYSEIKDDEIWIPFQTRRGCSMNCSYCSTATIEGKILRKYSPQTVVEGIRRYMESGSHQLFFVDNTFNLPPSYAKELCDGIINAGLNIKWRCILYPWKTDDTLIEKMAKAGCKEVSFGFESGSDKILQCMNKKFTTDDVRRISEILKRHGIGRMGFLLLGGPGETKDTVEQSLHFADSLNLEAIKITTGVRIYPYTTLARIAVQERVIAPEEELLFPKFYMVPSLQDWLSETVKMWMKDRPHWQR
- a CDS encoding flavodoxin family protein — translated: MKIINLVGSPHGTKGNTARLLQIISEGAELLGASIENIFLTGKNVLPCLGCDICHKKGKCVQHDEFESIKQRILNADGLILASPNYIFNVSAQMKAFMDRCCEVVHCMSFEGKYGASVVTSGGGDESPIAESMNHFMMITGIRPVGAVWATMGNIYENTFPEGIRNNAFELCKKLVLSWKDKVVFPESEKIIGQFKERMQQLILWRKEEWPYEYQYWKKHRGLE
- a CDS encoding acyltransferase, yielding MERDLTVKLEEIVEIIKSGLDETGTERILQLLEGPSFSNELLSGLTLYCELLPLGREHPFTAQQRYLHFLWDTLDKLPICLFATFAIQLRRLIAEHLFKRCGVGFIAEENFRFNFGQFIDVGDFVFFNRGVYIDSKGGVTIGNEVCLTEDVRIFTHTHSESSHIVREYRPVVIRDYAKIYTGAIIFPGVTIGEQAIVAANSLVSQDVPPNTVVAGSPAKVVRERKTEGKTGDELDHIWLY